The genomic segment CGCACTTGTGCGGTGATAAAGGCGGCGAGCAAGTCGATATGATTTTCAGGAACGGGAATAGGCGTGGCATAAGCCGCTTTCCCATTTTCATTTAACGCCATCTCCAATTTTTTGGGATTGAGTCTTTCAGACTCTGAATACCGCTCAGGGCGATTTACCGCACCAATTCCGACAACCGATGCCAATTCAAAACACAGGGCGAGTTCCGTTTGAAAAAAACTTCGCGTGGTTGTATTTGAACGCGGCTCAAATGCAGTCACAATGCGCCTTTGAGGGAAGCGCTGTGCAAGTGCTTTGAGCGTTTCGCGAATTGCGGTGGGGTGATGTGCAAAGTCATCGACCACCGTGATTTGCCGACGCGAGTTATCAGCAATGACTTCCAGCCGCCGTTTTGGGCTTTTGAAATGACTCAATCTTCCGGCTATCTCGCTCACTGACTTCTTTTTTTCTCCGGCATGATAGACGGCTGCAATCGCTGCGAGCGCATTGGAAACATTGTGATAACCTGCAAGAGGTGAACTTACCTTTGCGACTGATTCACCACGAAAGAAAATATGAAAGCGTGTTTCGCCACTATCCAATTCTATTTCTCCGGCTTCCCACTCCGCCTCTCCTAATGGTTCTCTATCTGTACATACTTGAAACTGCTCAACGGGCGCAAGCGATTTCTTGGCAAGTGCTACAGCGCGGGAATCGGCGGCATTGACGAGTAAGATGCCGTTTTTAGGAATGAGGTTGATGAAGCGACGAAAGGAAAGTTCAATTTCTTCGATGGAGGCAAAAATATCGGCGTGGTCGAATTCGATATTATTGACAATGGCGATATCGGGGCGATAGTGCAAGAATTTGCTGCGCTTATCGAAAAAGGCGGTATCGTATTCATCGCCTTCAATAATGAAGACGCCCGATGCATTGGGGTTTGGAACCGGGCGTGCGCCGTAGCCGAAATTTTCGGGAATACCGCCAATGAGGAAGCCGGTGTTTAATCCAACGGCATCGGCAAGAAATGCGGCGATTGAAGTGGTCGTAGTTTTTCCGTGCGTTCCTGTTACCACAAGCGATGTGTGGCTTTCAATCAGTTTTGTTTTTATGATCTCTGACATTGAAAGGAGTGGCAAGCGAAGATTCAATGCTGCCTCGAGCTCAGGGTTACCGCGGCTAATCGCGTTGCCAACCACGATGTGAGAAGCGCCTGAGTTTAGAATCTGTTCTTCGCTGTAAGATGTGTGATAAGGAATTCCTTGAGATTGAAGAAAGGTGGACATTGGCGGGTAAACGCCGGAATCAGAGCCTGAAACGGTTTCGCCGCTTTTGGCTAAGGCTGATGCGACCGAGGCCATTGCCGTGCCGCCGATGCCGATGAAGTAGTAGTGATGTTTGGACACGAAGTGCAGAGATTGTAATTTCTTATTGTCGTACTTTCATATATAACGATTTTAGTCATATTGTTGTAGTTTTAGTGACATCCTTTTATTATCCTTTGCGAAAAAAAACTGAGTTTATTTTAACTATAAAAAGTAAAAACCTTTAATCGCAACCTTTAAACTTCATTGCTGACTCAATTCAAATTTCCTCTATTCTATGTTTACTCAAGGTCAAATAGTTAAGAATATTTTGATTAATGAACCTGTAAAGATAACGCAGGTTCAAAAAATAGGCACTGATTATGCAATTACTTTTTCGGGAATCAATTCTAATCAAGTTGGAAAGAAAATGCTTTCTGAAAAGGAAATTGAACAATGTGAAATTATCAGTTCTGATGGCTTATTTGATTTTACTGGGAATCCACTTCATTTTAAGTTGTTTGCTGAGGCAGAACGAATACACTCCGCTTATCAATTTGATCCGCTATATGCTGTCAATTGCAGTATAGTTGACCCACTACCCCATCAAGTTGAAGCTGTTTACAAACATTTACTCCCACTGCCCAAAATACGTTTTTTGCTCGCTGATGATACAGGAGCCGGAAAAACCATCATGACAGGTTTAATACTAAAGGAACTACTTGCTAGAGGGATTATAGAACGCATTTTAATTATAACACCGGGTGGCCTTACTAAGCAATGGCAAGAAGACGAATTAGGGTTCAAATTTAATATGAACTTTAAACTTGTTAACCGAAGTATTTTCACAGCTGAACCAACGGTATTTCATTTTTCAAATCGTGTGGTTTCATCAATGGATTTTATTTCAAGGCCGGAAATTATGGAGGTTCTCATTCAAACCCATTGGGATATCATAGTTTTTGATGAAGCTCATAAACTTTCTGCATATACATACGGGAATAAAAAATATTTTTCACAACGCTATCAAGCTGCTTACCAACTTTCTAAGCAGTGTGAACATTTGTTATTACTTACGGCCACACCGCACCGAGGGCGCGCTGACACATTTCAAATGCTTCTTCAACTACTTGATGAAGATATATTTGCCACCAATGATTTAGCAGAAACAAGAGTAAAGGAAATCGAGCAAAATGGAATAAATCGTTTTTTTATAAGACGATTGAAAGAGGATATGAAGGATTGGAATGGAAAACCACTCTATAAAGATAGGTTTACCCAAACTGTTTCTTATGAATTGACGGAGGAAGAAAAACAGTTATATGATGAAGTAACAAACTATTTAACCAAACGAAAGGCTGAAGCCGCTGAAGAAAAAAATATTCATGTCTCACTTGCATTAACTGTAATGCAGAGACGATTAGCGAGCAGCTTATTTGCTATAAAAAATACCCTTGAAAGGCGGTGGAAGTCATTGCTTAGTCTTGTGGAAGATCTTGAAAAAAATCCATCTCTTTGGAAAGAAAAGCATAAACTAGATAATTTTGATATCACTAATGAAGATGATTATGATGACTTGGAAGATGAAGAACGGGACCTATTAGAAAGACTGCTGAATGATCCAAAAAAATTCAAGCTCTTTACAACATCAAAAAATATCGATGAAATCAGGACTGAGGCGAATGAATTAAAACGTCTTTTTGAGATGGCCAAAGCCTTGGTTGATCGAAATCAGGAAGAAAAAAAGTTTCATGAAGTACAAAAAATATTAAGAGATAAAGGTGTTTTAGAAAACAAAGAAAAACTCGTCATTTTTACCGAACATAAAGATACTCTTGATTATTTAAAGGATAGACTATCAAAAAGTCACGGGTATCAGATTGCTACGATTCACGGAGGAATGTCGGTAGATGAACGAAGACAAGCGCAGTTAGAGTTTTATACACCTGATGTTTCTATACTTATTGCCACTGACGCAGCCGGTGAAGGTATAAATCTCCAATTTTGCAGGCTCTTAATTAATTGGGATATACCTTGGAATCCCAATCGTTTAGAGCAACGAATGGGTAGAATACATCGATATGGTCAGAAACAAGATGTTTTTGTTTTTAATTTAGTTGCTTCCAATACAAGAGAAGGCGCTGTACTCAAAAGACTACTCTCAAAACTCGATAATATACGGCGGGCAATGGGAGATGACCGCGTTTACGATGTTATTCAAGATGTATTAGAAAATATTCCTTTGGAGAAAATCTTACAATCTGTACTTAATGGAGCTGAAAATGAATTCTCTCAATTTTTAAGCAAAAGCGATGATGATCATTATCAGATTTTTCGAGAAAAAATAAATAACCAAAAAAAGGAGCTTGCACGTTCATCTGTTGATTATAAAGAAGCAAGAGAATTGAAGGATTTAAGTGACGAAAAAAGATTACAACCGATTTACATAAGACTTTTTTTTGAGACAGCTTTCAATTCATTGGGTGGAAAGTTTACCGAAGTTAGAAAGGGAATTTATAGAATTGAATATTTGCCATCACTAATTTCTGAAATTCTGAAAAATGAATACAATCTAAATCCTGAGATAATTTCTTCTATCAAATTCTGCTTTGACAAACAGATTTTTTTAGAATTTCAAAACTTTGGGGACATCGGCCGCTTACAGTTTATCAATCCGGGCAATATCTTATTTGATTCACTTTTGAGAGTTGTTATACAACAATATCGGGAGAGTATGCTAAAGGGAACGGTTCTTGTTTCTGCAGAAGATACACATGAACACTTTGCGTATTTGGTTAAATCACAAATCACGGACAATAGATCAAATAACAACGGAGAAAGTGTCGCAGATGAAAAGCTCAGCTTAGTCTTTCGAAATCAGACAAACACTTGGGAACAGACTTCCCCTGCCAAAATTATTGACTTAAAACCCCCGCTTGTCTTCGCAAAGACTTATCTACCTCCTTCTCCAGTTCAACTTAATGATATTGAAGAGTGGAGTTATTTAAATATCACAAAGCCGCAGTATGATGAAGCACAATCAAGGATAAGAGCAGATATTGATAGTAGAAAACGAAATATTGATGAAGCATTTACCCAATTACTTATATCGATACAGCAAGATATATCAGATTTACAGGGAAAATTGCTTTTCGGTGATCCACGTTCTTCTGAGAAGCTGATTGAAAAGGAAAAACGCTATAAGGAGCTTATTGATCGAAAAAAAGTTCGTTTATCCGATTTGGAGCGAATGACTGAACTTAGTAAAAAGCCACCAGAAGTTTTGGGTTGCGCTTATATTATCCCACTTTCAAAACTTGAGTACGAGTCTTTCTTTGGAATGAGCCGTGATGAAGAGGTTGAGACAATTGCAATGAATTTTTCTATGGATTTTGAAATGAAAGATGGCTGGGTACCCACAGATGTCAGTAAGCTTAACGAAGGGTATGATATTCGTAGTCTTTCACCTGAACACTTAAAAAGATATATTGAAGTAAAGGGTCGAAGCGACCAAGATGGTAATGTGTTCTTAACTGAAAATGAAATGAATCGCTTAGCGCAACTTGGAGAAACAGCGTGGTTATATATAGTTTTGAATTGCAAGTCTATACCTGAACTTTATCGAATTCGAAACCCAGCAAAGGTTCTTCAATTTACTCCTAAAGGAAAAGGGATTCAATATTTTTTAGCTATGGAGGAATGGAAAAAAGTAGTTCGATAAGCACCTTAAATTTTCTTTTGGTTCGCTCTCTTTATAATAACCACACAATTTTTTGAAAATGAAGGCATTGAGAAAACGCCCAAGCAACGTTCGTGGCAAACGAAGAAGCGTAACATCTTTTGTAACATCTTTGGAAAAGTTAGCCAAAGATAACAAGCCCAATGTATTTGTTGCGCATTTTGACGGAAAATGGGTCGTTTGGAACTCCGCTAACTTAGATCGACAGTTTGAGTATGCTTCACTATCTAGTGCTAAAAGAAAGGCAGTAACTATTTTCCCTAAGCAAAATATTCATTGGGTAAAAAAAGATGGGACAATTATAACACTTAAACCTAACCAATTATCTCGGTTAAGTGGTTCTCCTAAATCCGTTAGGCTTCGGAAAGATGTAAACACTGTTACAAGTGAGGGCATCACTGTTTAAATCAACCTATTCCCTTTTCCTACAATGGGTAGACTACCTAATGTGAACTCTGTCTTTATTAATTGCCCCTTTGATGACGATTTTTTTTCACTTCTGAAGCCACTTCTTTTTACTGTTATATATTCGGGATTTGAACCCAAACTTTCTTCAACAAAAGATTCTTCGAAACCTCGCTTAGAAACTATTGTTGAACTTATGAAAGGCTCATTGTATTCCATTCATGACCTTTCTCGTGTAGAACCTAATTCAAAAGGACTACCTCGTTTTAATATGCCTTTTGAATTTGGCATTGATTATGGGTTAAAAATTTCGGGTAACAAACAGTGGAAGAAGAAGGAAATGCTCGTTTTTGAGAGAAGCCCTTACGAAGCGAAACCCATTCTTTCCGATACGGGTGGGTTTGACTTTTCAGCCCATAACAATAAGCAAGACCATATTGTAAAATCCGTCAGAAATTGGTTATCTAACAAAAACCCCTCTATTCCAAAAGACAAAGCTATCTTTCAACTTTACTTGAAATTTAGTCATGACTACGCCATTGTTTGTAAAGAAGAAGGTTATAACCCTGACCGTTTTGATGAGCAGCCGATTGATTCCCTCATCATAGAAATAAAAAAATGGATCGAAGCCAATAAACAGTCTAATGCCTGAACCAAAAAAACTTATTGAAGTCGCACTTCCAATTCAAGAAATTTCTGCCGAAAGTGTGCGAGATAAATCCATTCGCCACGGACATATTTCGACCTTGCACTTATGGTGGGCGCGCCGACCGCTCCCCGTTTGCCGTGCCGTCGTTTTTGCAAGCCTCGTTCCTGACCCTGACGATGAATACTGCCCGACTCCTTTCCGAGAAGCCGTTTCTAATTTGCTTGATGAACGATATAAACCAAATCAAGCCACGCCTGACACCCGCCGCAATCGGCTTTTAGCCTTCATTGGCAAATTCTCTGATACGTATTTAAAAAATGAAGACATAGGCAAAACCACACCACCAAAAAAAACACTTTCAGAAAACTCTCTCATTAAGTGGGAGAACAAAAACAACGAACAAATATTAACGCTTGCACGTAAACTCATTTTTGTGGCGTATCAAGCTACGTTACCTGAAAACCGTGATACGCCATTTTCCCAGCTTTCAACGCAATTTGATTCATTGTATTCCGCAATTAAAACAGTAGAAAAGGCTCTTTACGACATACCCAACCGCCATATAAACACGCCAGAAATTGCCAAGAAAGAGAATGACCTTCATCAAGCAATTGAAGTTTTCCTTAATGCAATGCCAAGCGTTTTTGACCCCTTTGCAGGAGGCGGCGCTATCCCTTTAGAAGCGGCAAGGCTTGGATGTAGAAGTTATGGGAACGACCTTAACCCTGTTGCTCATATCATACAAAAAGGGAGTTTGGAATACCCTCAGAAGTATGGCAAACCAATAACCTTTACCAAAAGTGAATTCATTGCACGCTACGGTGAAAAGGAATGGCATGTGCAAAACCCTGATTTTCCTGATAACCCTACCATCACCATCCCTAACCGCTTAGCATTTGATGTAGAATTTTTTGCGAAGAAACTTCTTGCCAAAACCGAAGCAGAAATTGGCCATTATTACCCAACCGTAAATGGGAAAAAACCGATTGCCTATTATTGGGCGCGTGTGGCAACCTGTGCTAACCCCACTTGTGGCGCAAAAGTCCCGCTTCTGAAACAATTTTATTTGGTTAATACCAAAACCAAACACATTTATCTAAAACCCAATATTGAAGGCAAATCCATTTCGTTTGACATTGTTCAAGGGAAATATGATGAGAAAAAACTTGAAGGATGGAATAATAGAGGAAATCTAAAATGCCCTATTTGTAACAGCGTAACAGACGTAGTAAAAATTAAAGACCAAAGTATTCAAGGAAAATTAGAGGAAGTGATTCTTTCCGTAATTGAAGAAGGTGAAAACGGCAAATCATATCGTAAATCAACGATGTTGGAACAAGCCATTGTTAAAGAAATACCCAATGTTTCACCGCCAAACGAGAAAATGCAACGGAATTCTGCCGGAGGAGATACATTTAGTTGGGGCATCTCAGAATGGGGACAACTGTTTTCTCCGCGGCAATTGCTTGCCTTACAGACCTTGGTTAAACACCACCACAGTCTTTGCGATGAACTTAATGCCAAAACCGATGACTATGGTAAAGCCATAGCGGCATACTTGGCGATTTTGATTGATAGGGTTTCTATTATCAATACTACTTTTGGAAGATTAAATATCAGGCGTGAAACACTTGAACATCCCTTTTCAAAACAAGCTATCCCAATGATTTTTGATTACCCTGAATCAAATCCTTTTTGCAATGCCACCGGCAGTGCCTTAAATCAATTGGAATGGATTACCCGATATATTGAATCAGAAAGTCAAATTTCAATTTGGAGTAACTTAAAACAAGCCTCAAGCGGTGAAAAATCTCAATTTCCTGAAAAATCTCTTACCGCGGTCATCACCGACCCTCCCTATTATGATGCGATTGCGTATGCCGACCTTTCCGACTTTTTTTATGTATGGCTCAAGCGAACTCTTGGGGAGGTATTTCCTGAAAACTTCGCCACACCCCAAACGCCGAAGATGGAAGAATGTACGGCGCTCAAGCACCATCGCAATGGCAGTGAAGAAGATGCTAAAACTCATTTTGAAACAAAATTACGCCAGATTTTCGATGCTCTTGAGCATCAAACCCGCGATATTGTCAGCATTATGTTTGCCCACCAAAGCACGGAAGCGTGGACAACGCTGTGCAATTCCATTCTTGGCGCACGGATGAATATCACCGGAAGTTGGGCGATTGATTCAGAAATGCAAAACCGTAGTTTAGCCCTTGCAGGCAACGTGTTAGAATCTTCAATCACGGTTCCCTGTAAGCCATCATCGCGCGTTGGAGTTGGTAGTTACCAAGAGGTTCGGGGGTTCATTGAAAAGCGCATTCAAAAAGAAGTCAACGAGCTTTTTGCGTTAGGGTTTCGTGGCGCCGATTTGTTAACGGCGTGTTTTGGGCAAGCGGTGAGTGAATTTGGGAAATATGAACGTGTTGAAAAGGGCGATGGCAGTGTGGTGTCGGTGGCAGAGCTATTGGATTTGGCCAAAGAAAGCGCATTTAATGCCTTGGTTAAAGGCTTTGAAGGTGATGATTATACGAAGTTTTACATTTCGTGGCTGCAACTGTATGGCTTTAGCGCTTCTGATTTTGATGATATTACCAAGTTGGCTCGCGTAGGGCTTAATATTGATGCCAAAGATTTGG from the Chloroherpetonaceae bacterium genome contains:
- a CDS encoding Mur ligase family protein, with amino-acid sequence MSKHHYYFIGIGGTAMASVASALAKSGETVSGSDSGVYPPMSTFLQSQGIPYHTSYSEEQILNSGASHIVVGNAISRGNPELEAALNLRLPLLSMSEIIKTKLIESHTSLVVTGTHGKTTTTSIAAFLADAVGLNTGFLIGGIPENFGYGARPVPNPNASGVFIIEGDEYDTAFFDKRSKFLHYRPDIAIVNNIEFDHADIFASIEEIELSFRRFINLIPKNGILLVNAADSRAVALAKKSLAPVEQFQVCTDREPLGEAEWEAGEIELDSGETRFHIFFRGESVAKVSSPLAGYHNVSNALAAIAAVYHAGEKKKSVSEIAGRLSHFKSPKRRLEVIADNSRRQITVVDDFAHHPTAIRETLKALAQRFPQRRIVTAFEPRSNTTTRSFFQTELALCFELASVVGIGAVNRPERYSESERLNPKKLEMALNENGKAAYATPIPVPENHIDLLAAFITAQVRDGDVVILLSNGSFDGLGQKVIHQLGLNQ
- a CDS encoding helicase-related protein; the encoded protein is MFTQGQIVKNILINEPVKITQVQKIGTDYAITFSGINSNQVGKKMLSEKEIEQCEIISSDGLFDFTGNPLHFKLFAEAERIHSAYQFDPLYAVNCSIVDPLPHQVEAVYKHLLPLPKIRFLLADDTGAGKTIMTGLILKELLARGIIERILIITPGGLTKQWQEDELGFKFNMNFKLVNRSIFTAEPTVFHFSNRVVSSMDFISRPEIMEVLIQTHWDIIVFDEAHKLSAYTYGNKKYFSQRYQAAYQLSKQCEHLLLLTATPHRGRADTFQMLLQLLDEDIFATNDLAETRVKEIEQNGINRFFIRRLKEDMKDWNGKPLYKDRFTQTVSYELTEEEKQLYDEVTNYLTKRKAEAAEEKNIHVSLALTVMQRRLASSLFAIKNTLERRWKSLLSLVEDLEKNPSLWKEKHKLDNFDITNEDDYDDLEDEERDLLERLLNDPKKFKLFTTSKNIDEIRTEANELKRLFEMAKALVDRNQEEKKFHEVQKILRDKGVLENKEKLVIFTEHKDTLDYLKDRLSKSHGYQIATIHGGMSVDERRQAQLEFYTPDVSILIATDAAGEGINLQFCRLLINWDIPWNPNRLEQRMGRIHRYGQKQDVFVFNLVASNTREGAVLKRLLSKLDNIRRAMGDDRVYDVIQDVLENIPLEKILQSVLNGAENEFSQFLSKSDDDHYQIFREKINNQKKELARSSVDYKEARELKDLSDEKRLQPIYIRLFFETAFNSLGGKFTEVRKGIYRIEYLPSLISEILKNEYNLNPEIISSIKFCFDKQIFLEFQNFGDIGRLQFINPGNILFDSLLRVVIQQYRESMLKGTVLVSAEDTHEHFAYLVKSQITDNRSNNNGESVADEKLSLVFRNQTNTWEQTSPAKIIDLKPPLVFAKTYLPPSPVQLNDIEEWSYLNITKPQYDEAQSRIRADIDSRKRNIDEAFTQLLISIQQDISDLQGKLLFGDPRSSEKLIEKEKRYKELIDRKKVRLSDLERMTELSKKPPEVLGCAYIIPLSKLEYESFFGMSRDEEVETIAMNFSMDFEMKDGWVPTDVSKLNEGYDIRSLSPEHLKRYIEVKGRSDQDGNVFLTENEMNRLAQLGETAWLYIVLNCKSIPELYRIRNPAKVLQFTPKGKGIQYFLAMEEWKKVVR
- a CDS encoding DUF1156 domain-containing protein, encoding MPEPKKLIEVALPIQEISAESVRDKSIRHGHISTLHLWWARRPLPVCRAVVFASLVPDPDDEYCPTPFREAVSNLLDERYKPNQATPDTRRNRLLAFIGKFSDTYLKNEDIGKTTPPKKTLSENSLIKWENKNNEQILTLARKLIFVAYQATLPENRDTPFSQLSTQFDSLYSAIKTVEKALYDIPNRHINTPEIAKKENDLHQAIEVFLNAMPSVFDPFAGGGAIPLEAARLGCRSYGNDLNPVAHIIQKGSLEYPQKYGKPITFTKSEFIARYGEKEWHVQNPDFPDNPTITIPNRLAFDVEFFAKKLLAKTEAEIGHYYPTVNGKKPIAYYWARVATCANPTCGAKVPLLKQFYLVNTKTKHIYLKPNIEGKSISFDIVQGKYDEKKLEGWNNRGNLKCPICNSVTDVVKIKDQSIQGKLEEVILSVIEEGENGKSYRKSTMLEQAIVKEIPNVSPPNEKMQRNSAGGDTFSWGISEWGQLFSPRQLLALQTLVKHHHSLCDELNAKTDDYGKAIAAYLAILIDRVSIINTTFGRLNIRRETLEHPFSKQAIPMIFDYPESNPFCNATGSALNQLEWITRYIESESQISIWSNLKQASSGEKSQFPEKSLTAVITDPPYYDAIAYADLSDFFYVWLKRTLGEVFPENFATPQTPKMEECTALKHHRNGSEEDAKTHFETKLRQIFDALEHQTRDIVSIMFAHQSTEAWTTLCNSILGARMNITGSWAIDSEMQNRSLALAGNVLESSITVPCKPSSRVGVGSYQEVRGFIEKRIQKEVNELFALGFRGADLLTACFGQAVSEFGKYERVEKGDGSVVSVAELLDLAKESAFNALVKGFEGDDYTKFYISWLQLYGFSASDFDDITKLARVGLNIDAKDLVSAGILPKTTFKPATKPKDDDNDKEEQNNRPPRKKTGETIHKLGTCLERFRAFPTLGTRNEEPLINMAHRVMALYQSQDRAALLSYLASVTESSNGTVWRVLNSLGEVLPKGTEDAKWVVDLLLQRDSLMREVKALRSKANDRDPDNQGFLFN